ATCTCAAGCGTGATGCCGAGATCGGCCTTGCACTTTTCGGCAATGGCGTTGAGGTTCGACACGCCGGTGCCGAACTGGCGGATGGTGATGGGGTTCTGTGCCCAGATGGTCGGGAAGCCGGTGATGAGGCCGGAGCCAATCGCCGCACCTGTCGCAGCCGCGCCTGCCTTCAGAAGGCCACGGCGGGTCAGGCCCTTCTTGCTGTTGGTGGTATCGGTCATTTCAAAGTTCTCCTCTGGTTATTTTTGGGGTCACTTCTCTACCCGGCCGAGCACGATGGCATCGGCCGCATTCCATGAAAGCGGTATGGCATCACCGGCCTTGACCGGGTTCTCGAAAAAGGCGGCGTCGCTGAGGATGACGTTGAAATCCTCGATGCCCGCGCCGGTGACCGCAATCTTCACGCTGGCGCCGCGATATTCGACATTCGAGACGATGCCGGTGAAACCGAGGCCCGGCTGGTCCGCCTCGCCGACGCGCACGCGGTCGGTGCGCACGGCAATATCGACCGCGCCATCGTCGGGCGCGACGCCGCTTGCGGTGAAGCTGCCGCCGCCGACAACTTCCATTATAACGAGATCACCGGTCTTTTCCCGGAAGCGCCCGGAGATGACATTGTGGTCGCCCATGAAGCGGGCAACGAAAGCGGTCGCCGGACGCTCGAAGACCTCACGTGGCGTGGCAGCCTGCTCGATGCGTCCGTCGTTCATCACGACGATGATATCGGCAAGCGCCATCGCCTCTTCCTGGCTGTGGGTGACATGGACGAAGGTGATGCCGAGCGAGGTCTGCAGCTTCTTCAGCTCGGCGCGCATGCGGATCTTGAGGAAGGGGTCAAGCGCCGAAAGCGGCTCATCCAGCAACAGCGCTTCGGGATCGGTGATGAGTGCACGCGCCAACGCCACACGCTGCTGCTGCCCGCCGGAGAGCTGTGCGGGGCGGCGGTTGGCGTAGGGCTCGAGCTGCATCAGTTGCAGCATCTCAAGTGCCTTGGCCCGGCGGGCATCCTTGTCCACACCCTTCATCTTGAGGCTGAAGGCGACATTGTCGACGAGATCGAGATGCGGAAACAACGCATAGGACTGGAACATCATCGCCGTGCCGCGCCGGGCGGGCGGCAAGTCCGTCACCACCGTATGGCCAAGCCTGATATCGCCGGTGGAAATCGTCTCATGGCCGGCGATCATCCTCAGCGTCGATGTCTTGCCGCAGCCCGAGGGACCAAGAAGGCAGCAATAGCTGCCGGCGGGAATTTTGAGGCTGATCGCATGCACGGCGGTGGTGCTGCCGTAGACCTTGGAAACGGAAGCGATGTCGATTGCTGCGGCTTTGCTCATAAACACTCTCCTGCGACATCTTGGTCATGCAGGAGCCGTGCCAGTTGGGCTTTGCCATTGATCTAAAATAATATTTGTCCGCTGCCCGAAAAGGTGAATTCGGACATGCTCAAATTTAGGTCGATTGTTTTCGATCCATTGCAGAAATTGTATGCAATCCTGGCCGGCGGATTTTGCAGCTTCTAACGGGCCTTGAACCGCTCGAAAGCGGTGAGATGCTGGATAACAGGATAAGCTTCCCACCTATAGATTTCCGTGCGCAGGAAATGCAGTTCGTCGTCGAGACTCTCTTCCGGTAATTCCACCCACCAGGATTTCGGTCTGCCATCGGAACCATCCGACCAGCGATATCCTCGCTTTTTCAGATGATCCTTCATGTCGAAGGGGCTGTTCTCCGCATACAGGCGCACTTTTGATCGCTGGCTTGCCGCATAAAGTTCGGCAAACGGCGTGTCGCTGTCGCCGGCTCTGGTCTGCCCAAGAACCTCCAGCAGAGCGAAACAATCATCCACGGCGCGATGTCCGTCATGGAAGTAACCCGACTGTCCAATGAGATAGCCGAGCTTGTTACCCTCGAAGCCCCGGACCTTCCAGTCGATTTCGGAAACGGAACAGGCCCAGGCCTTGTCGTGGAAAATAGGGGAGAAAGCCTCGCAAAACGGCCTGTCGAACCCGGCATTATGCGCGATAATCAAATCCGCATCAGCGACAAGGGAGGTGAGGACGTCGATATCGATAGACTGCCCCAGAACCATCTCGTCGGTAATCCCCGTGAGGCGCGTGATGTCCTCTGGAATGGCGATACCGGGCTGGCGAAGTCCGCCATAGACGCCGGTCACATCGCCGATCATCCCGCGATCGTCGAACCTAAAGGCGATGACGCCAATTTCAATGATCTCGTCTGCGCGGTGGTCGAGGCCCGTCGTTTCCGTATCGAGAATCACGCCCCGGCGCGGATAGTCCGGCCTCGGCCGGTCAACGACGGCGCGCTGTTGCAGCCGGCGCAGGACGCGATAGTTGCCAGTGGACTCCAGATAGTTGGCAAGCGCTTCATCATCAGGCGCGGCGCGCTGAGTTCTATCGCGCACCAACGCTTTCCGCCCCTTGTCAGCCTGGGAAAGCCGCGACGCGGCAGGAGCAAAGAAGTCCAACTGAGAGGTCATTATGCGCCTGTCCGCCTTGCCGAAAGATCGAAATTAAGGGACCCAACATATGCGCAGAGGCTGACGGTAACAACAGCATGAAACCTCATCCACAGGAACGACGAATATCCACGGGTACAGTTGAGGGTTGCAGCCTCAATTCAGGATGGTAAAAAAGCGCATCGTTCCCGTGTTCCAGGAGAGAAGAGAATGGCGCTTCCACTACCTTCCAACCCGAAAACGCAAGCCAATGGGGGCCAGCTGAGGCTCTTCCCGCTGCAAAGCGGTCCTCATTTCGCGAATGTCGACCAGTCGCCCGGAGCGAGCGGCATCATTTTCACGGGCTATACGCGCGACGCGAGCGTGGACAACGAAGCCTTCTCCTGCTGCGGCAGCTATACATTGCGCAATTCCGTCCACGCCGCAATTGCTGGCATCACCAGCGACAATTGCACCGTCTTTGCACTGAAAAGCATCATCAATCAGCGCCCCTGCCTCGCTGTGGGTAAATTTGATCCGGATGGCAAGCCGCTGCCATTATCGAAATCGGAATTCGACCAGGTCACGCGACCGCTCTTCCAGTTTGCCGATAAGGTTTCGCCGATCCTCGGCAGTGAGCCGGCGCCTGGCATCCAGATACGCAGCGGCGATGCATCCTATAATTATCAGATCGACGCGCGAAGTGGTCGCTTCCGCTTCACTTACAAAGACAGCATGTATGGCGGCCAGTTCGGTCCATCGGCCGATGGTAACATTTCGCTTGAACATGACGGGCACCGGCTTGCAAAAATCAGCGCCGGCGGCAGCTATACCCAGTCCGACAATTCGATCGCCGCTTCCGCCTATCGCGATGTCGATTCCCGCGGCTTCGAGACGACCGTCCGCAGCGGCGGGGCTTCAGCGATGTTTGGCAGAACCTACACGGAGAACGCGATCACCCGCAAAATCGGTATCGGATACGGCAATACCTCGCTGCGCCGGGAAGATAAGCCGGGCATGATCAAGGAAACGATCGGCCACAAATTCGAAAAGGCCTCACTTGAAGTCTCCCGGACCCGAGACCGCTCGAAGGGAACGGAATATATGCTGACGTTCAAGATGGAGTTCTAACAGCCGGGCGTTTGCCAAGGACAATGGAACACCTCTGGAGCGACGACCCAAAAGAGATTGTGGCTTAAGTCGGTCGGGCGCTGAACCGCCCGGACCGCCTCTCAACCACAACGGAACGCTTTACGACGTCTGGCGATTGAGGACATTCTTACAATTGGCGGGACGACCGATGATTTCGCTCGTCTTGATGACCGATGCTGCGTCGGCGGTCATCTTGATGATGCAGTCGCGACGATGTTCCTTGATCTTCATGCCCTCCGTCTCCGAAACCTGCGTCTTTCCATCGACGGTCCTGATATCGCGCCTGTTGCTGAGACCCGCATAGGTTTCCACATCGACCTTCAGCCAATAGGATTGGGTTGCGCCGTTTTCGATGATAACCTTGTTCGGGCGGCCAAGGCGAGCGATCGCGGCTTCCCGCGGTTGACCAACAAAAGCCGCGACAGCGCGTGAAATCTGCGTCTCTCCTGTCGTGGTGCAGGCCGCTACGAAGACGAGAACGGCTGCGAGACAAGCGGTTTCAAACCATTTCATTTTCAGATCAATCCCCACCGATACAGCGGCCCCCTTGGCCGGCAATCGCCGCCAATCTAGGCACGTTCATGGCTCCCTTAAAGATCGAGCACTGCTTTGCGAGATCAACTTGTTATGATGATGCGGCGCCTTGCGAACCGGTCACGGGGCACGCGGCTATCTGTTGCGAAAAACGGTACAGGGTACCCCCGCTTGCCTGATGTCATGACAGAGAGCGTTGGCTTCGGCTCTATTTTCACGGCCGATACGGGCCGCATAACGCGGGCGCGAGCCAAAATTTCCGCCTCTCTGGCGCACGATCAGTGCGCGTTCTGCATTGAGCGGCTCGGGCAATTGAACAATTGCGCGCGTAAACAGGCGGTTCGCCACGCCGGGATTATAGTGCGCGGAAAGCTGCACACCCCAGGGCGCCCAGTCTGCCGAGGAAACAAGGACGGGATCATTCATGGTGCGGGTGTCGGCGAGCCGCACGCAGGCATCGAAAAAAGGGCGGCTGTCGTCCAGTGCCGGAGCGGCCTTTTCAGGCGGATTATCCTTCCAGGTCTCCACCGGATGACCGGTAATGGCAAAGACGTAGTCCCGTGTCTCCGTCGGCAGGCGACCGTTGGCAATAAAATTGCGAAGGCCTGCCTCGCCCGCATTGTAGGCCGCTGCGGCGAGACCGAAATTGCCGAACCGCGTATTGAGTTCGGACAGATAACGGGAAGACGCCTCCAGTGCGGCGATAATGTTGAAACTGTCGTTCAGACCGCGCAGCCGCGCCGTTCCCGGCATGAACTGTGCAATGCCTTCCGCCCCCTTGGGGCTGACGGCATTCGGCCGAAACAGGCTTTCCCGCCAGATCAGACGCGCGAAATAATCCGGCGGAACCGCGTGCCGGGTAGCCAGCGCTTCGATGGCACGGCAAAGATCTTTGTTGTAGGTCGCTGCATGGATGCACAATTCCGGTGCGACATCGTGCCTATAGGTGCAGACGGCTTTGGGATCAGCGCCACCTTGATCCCGCGCCGCCGCGTCCCCCGCGGCCAGCAGGCAGATGACAAGAGCCAGGCGGCTTATCGATGGTCCTGACAAACGAATGTCCCCAGACTGCTAAGGCGGAAATGGTTGTATCGGCCGATCCACAACCATATCCGTTGTCTTTAGCCTTGTCATCACGTGGCCACCCCGGTCGAGAAGCCCCGTTCAAAGGATGCGCTGGCAAAACGGGAGATCCCGCCCCCTGCGACGGGACCGGCCCGAGGCATAGGAGCGGGAGACTACTCGATTAGCACCTGCCGCCCGAGGGCGATGACTGACCAGTCCTCAAAAGTCCTGCCATTCCTCGTGGTTGGCAGCAAGGGCAGCAGAGCCACGTGTGGCAAGGGGACGCGAGACGGCGCGGCGCGGAGCCAGCGGCGACGCCTGATGGTGGACGCTCCGTGAAGACGAGACCGATCGAGACGCATCCTCGAACTTGAATTGCCCCAGGAGTTCGAACAGGGCCGCGGCCTCGCGCGCCAGGCTGTGGCTTGCTGCCGTCTGCTCCTCCACCATGGCCGCGTTTTGCTGCGTACCCTGATCGACGGTGTTGACCGCCTGATTGATTTCCGCAAGGGCCGTGGACTGTTCACGCGCAGCGTCGACAATCGCCACGACGTTGCCATTGATATCCCGAACCTGCTCGGCAATCTCCTGAAGAGCCGAGCCAGCCTTTGTGACGAGGCTCACGCCGTTCTCCACCTGCGCGCCGGAGGCATTGATCAGGCTCTTGATTTCTTTTGCGGCCGTCGCGGAGCGTTGGGCGAGTTCGCGAACTTCCTGCGCCACGACCGCGAAGCCTTTGCCCGCCTCGCCTGCCCGCGCCGCTTCCACACCGGCATTCAGCGCCAGAAGATTGGTCTGGAAGGCGATTTCATCGATCACGCCGATGATACTGGAAATTTCACGGGACGATTTTTCGATCTGGTCCATTGCGCTGATGGCGTCGCGCACGACCTGGCCCGAATGTTCGGCATGGTCGCGGGCACGGGCGACGATCTTTCCTGCCGCGTCGGCACGGCGGCTCGAATCATTCACTGCAGTGGTGATCTCTTCCAGTGCGGCCGCCGTTTCTTCGATCGAGGCCGCCTGCTGTTCGGTGCGTCTCGCAAGGTCATCGGCAGCGGACCTGATTTCGTTCGAGCCGGACGAAATGGCGCCGGCATTTTCAGAAACCAGCGTCATCGCCCTTTTCAGCTTTTCAGACGCGGCGTTAAAGTCCGTGCGCAAGCGATCCAAAGAGGGAATGAACGGCTTGTCGATGCTCTGGGCAAGATCGCCCTCGGCCAGATCGGTGAGACATTGCGCCAGCTTTTCGACGTTTTCGACGCGGCCGGTCACGTCGGTCGCGAATTTGACGACCTTGAACACTTTGCCGTTGAGATCGAAGATGGGATTGTACGAGGCCTGAATGAAGACCTTGCGGCCGCCTTTTCCAAGACGCATGAACTCATCCGCCACAAAATTGCCGCCGGCCAGCTTGTCCCAGAACTCTTTATATTGCGGCGACTGGATATAGGCGGGTTCGCAGAACATGGAATGGTGCCTGCCCTGCACTTCGGAAAGAGAATAGCCAAGCGCTGCCAGAAAGTTGTCGTTCGCAGTCAGGACTTCACCCTCGGGAGAAAATTCAATGATGGCCTGCGCCCGTGACAGGGCGTCGATCTTGCCCGCATCTTCCGCCGCCTTCAGCTTGCGGTCGGTAATATCGGTGGCGATCTTGACCACCTTCACCGGCTTGCCACGACGAAACACCGGATTGTACGACGCCTCGATCCAGACTTCCCGGCCGCCCTTGCCGATGCGCTTATATTGCCGCTGATCGAACTGGCCGGCCGAAAGTTTGGACCAGAAGGCCTTGTATTCCTGCGAGGACACGACCGCAGGCTCCACGAACATGCTGTGGTGCCTGCCGACGATTTCCGAAAGCTCATAACCGAGCGCCCGACAGAAATTTTCGTTGGCGTTGAGAATTTTTCCCGAAAGGTCGAATTCAATGATGGCCTGGGATTTGGAAAGCGCGGCGAGAACCGCAAAAGCATTGGCACCACGATCAAGAATACTCACGCGCGTTTCTCCGATGGAAAGGGATGATTCCTATTCAAAATCATTCGTGAATATTATGATTACATTCTTAAATAATATTTAAGGATAAAGTTGATGTTCGTCAGCCGGCAGTTGAACATCAAGGGAAAGCCGGCGATTCCGCCACTTGCCTACAAAATTCCCCACACGGCCTGAAGCCACATGGCCGAAGTCATGGCGGCGCAATACTCGTGTCTATACTTGGGTTTCGATTCGGAGGCCCGATGCCTCTTGAAATTGCAGAGTTTGACAATGCTTCTGGGGGAAACATGATCGACAATATAACAGTGCTTTCGGTGTGGGCCTATATCGGCGGATTTTTAGTGCTGACGGCCCGATCGGCCAAACAAACGGGCGAGCCGATCTGGCTTTTCACCAAAGGCCGTGAACGGCAAGCCATTCCCGCTATGCTTTTCCGTGTCGCCTTTCTTCTCGGCGCGCTTCTGCCGCTTGTCACTCTGTGGCTCGAACCGCAACAGGCCAGCTCGCTTCTGGACCGCCACGATGCCGGCACAGCTATCCGTATCCTCGGGGTGGCAATGGTGCTGGCGGGAAGTTTGCTCGCACTCTACGCCCAGCATTACATGGGAAAATCATGGCGCATCGGTGCGGCCGAGGGCCATCTCGGCGCCATCGTGGATGGCGGGCCTTTCAGCTTTTCCAGAAATCCGGTCTTTGTCGGGCAGACTGTCCTGTTTGCCGGTCTGGGGCTGGTGTTCACCTCGGTCCTGCAGCTTTCCGTCGCCATCGCCGTTATCGTCGCGGTGGTGCTGCAGGTCAGTATTGAGGAGCGCGTGCTGACAAAGGAACTCGGTCCGGCCTATGATGCCTATCGCCGCAGGGTAAGGCGCTGGCTTTGACGCAGTAGGGCGCAACGTTTTCGGAACGTTTGCGCCACAGCCGCATTTCACGCCCGATGGGGAACCGGCAATGGCCGGCGAATTTCCGCGCCGGCACGACGACGATTTCAATTTGGGAGGAGCACACAAATGGAAAAGAACACGATCTGCATCTGGTATGACAAGGACGCCGAGGCTGCCGCCAGATTTTATGCCGAGACATTTCCCGACAGCGCGGTTACCGGGGTCAACCATGCGCCCGGCGATTTTCCCTCCGGTAAGAAGGGCGATGTGCTGACCGTGCAGTTCACGGTCGCGGGCGTTTCCTGCATCGGTCTCAACGGTGGACCGGCCTTCAAACATAGCGAGGCTTTTTCTTTCCAGATTTCAACCGAAGACCAGGAAGAGACCGACCGCTACTGGAACGCCATCGTCGGCAATGGCGGCCAGGAAAGTGCCTGCGGCTGGTGCAAGGACAAATGGGGCGTTTCCTGGCAGATCACGCCCCGCGTGCTGATGGAAGCCCTGGCCGCCGGGGGCGCAGAAGCCAAGCGGGCCTTTGACGCCATGATGGAAATGAAAAAGATCGACATCGCCGCCATCGAAGCCGCGCGACGCGGTTGACACGAACCTTTCGCCGGGCAGACCTGTTCCTTGCTGCCCGCCGCGCTCCGGCTGAAAGTGGGATTTATCCCTTCACCCCCGAAGAAATCATGATCGCCTCCGTGACGCGTCTCTGGAAAATGACGTAAGCGATGATCACCGGGAGCGCCGCCAGCATGGCGATGGCCATGAGCCTGGCATAAGCGACACCAAAGGTGTCGTTGACCTGCGTGATGCCAACAGGGATGGTCATCATGTTTTCCGAGGTGACAACAAGGAAAGGCCAGAAGAAGGCGTTCCACACCGTGATGAATGTTACGATCGCCATGGCGGTCGTGATGCCCCAGTTGAGCGGCAGATAGACCTTGAACAGAATGGTGTATTCGCCGCCGCCATCCAGCACCACAGCCTCTCGCATCTCTTTCGGCACGCTGTCGAAGAACTGCTTGTAGACGATGATGACGATGGGCGTGATCAGCTGCGGCAGGATGATGCCCGCCCAGGTATTGATGAGGTTGAGGTTCTTCATCAGGATGAACTGGGTGACCACAAGCGTCTGCGCCGGCACCATGAAACTCGCCAGCACGATGCCGTAAAGCAGCCGTCGGCCAGGAAAGCGGATCTGCGACAGGGCATAAGCGCACAACATCGAAATCAGCAGGACCGACACGGTAACGATCGCCGCCGTGCCAACGGAGTTGATATACCAGTTCATCAATTTGGTATTGAATATGGCGCTGACATAGGCGCTCAGCCGGAATTCATCCGGGATCAGCGACGTATTGCCCGCGACATTCTCATCCGAACGAATGGAGGTCACGAACGTCCAGTAGAGCGGGAAAATCCAGACCAATGCCGCAGAAAAGGTCAGCACGGTCAGGATAATGTTTTCTATTCTTCTGGTGAGGCTCATGAGTTCCTCCGAATGCGCAGCAGCTGAAACTGGAGAATGGAAACGATCATGATCAGCAGGAACAGCACGGTCGCGACAGCGGAGGCATAACCGCCATTGTTGAGCTGGAAGGCTTCACGATAGACTTTGAGCAGAAGCACGAAGCTGGAGTTGAAGGGTCCGCCGCCGCTGAGCAGATAAATCTGATCGAATATCTTTAATTGCAGGATCAATTGCAGAGTGAGCACGAGAGCCGTCACAGGCCAGAGAAGCGGCCAAGTCACCCGCCAGAAGCGCTGCCAGGTTGTCGCACCATCGAGCGAGGCGGCCTCGTAAAGCTCGGTGGGAATATTGCGCAACCCAGCAATGAACAGCAGCACGTTGAAGCCATTCGTCCACCAGATGGTCACGACGGCGACCATCGGCATGACCCAGTACGGGTTCTTGAAGACCGCGACCGGCTTTCCGGCAATCAGCGAAATGACAGGCTGCAGAATGCCGAACTGCAGATCGAGCATCCATGCCCAGATTTCGGTCACGACCGATACGGGCAGCACATAGGGCAGGAAAAACAGGCTCATGGCAATTGTCTGCTTGACGCCCGAAAGGCGGCTGACGGCGAGCGCTATCATCAGGGCGATGACGGTCGTCGGCACGACGGTCAGAAGCACGAAATAGCCGTTATTCTTCAGCGAGGTTACGAAGAGCTTGTCGCTCAGCAGCTTGGTGTAGTTGGCCAGCCCAACCCAGTTTCCGTCACCGATCAGCGGCGCATCTGTGAAACTCATGCGCACCATTTCAATCAGCGGATAAAGGAAAAAGGTGGCGAAGACCACGATGAACGGCGTCACCATCGACAGCGCGATCAGCGATTTCTTGCGCCGGTTTTCAATCATTGCCATGGACTGTCTCCGGAACTTCACGCATTGCAGGCGCCCCCCGGCCAGAGACCGGAGGGCTGGTATCCTGTCACTTCAGCTTGCTTTGCAGCTCTTCCTTGATCTGCGCCACCGCATCCGCACCGCTCATGAAGCCCTGGATGGCGGGAGCAATGACGTTGAGCGCCGCATCATAGGCGGGCGAGGCAACACCGGTGATCGTGGTTTTCGGATCAAATACTGCCGCTTCCGCAAGAGATGCATAGGTCGCATTCGGCTGCATCGCCTTGTAGTCGCTGCCTTCGGTGATGGACTTATAGGCCGGGATATGGCCCGCATCCGCCCAGCTGATGGCATGTTTTTCCATCCAGCCGATCACTTTCATGACGGCGGCGCGCTTCTCACCCGAAACGGTCTTGTCGCCCTGGTTGGGAATGGCAAAGGCGTGTGAATCCGCCCATGTGGCGCGTTTCCCCATGAAGGGCGGAACCTCGACCGCACTCCATTTGAAGCCCAGCTTGTTGTTCTTTTCCAGATCCTTGTAGGTCGGCACTTCCCAGACGCCGTTTAGCTGGAAGGCGGATTTTCCGGCGGAGAAGAGCGCAACCGAGGCGGGATATTCCGCCTGCTCCGGCGCCCATCCGTTTTCACGCCATTTCGACATGGTGTCGATGGCCTTGGCGGCCTTTTCGGCATTGTCGCCAGCAAGCACCTCGCCATTGGTGACGAGCTCGCCGCCCTGCTGCGAGAAGAGGGTGTAGAAGACACGCCAGACCCCGGCTTCGCCGCCGGATTGGTAGGTCACCGGCGTCTCAACGCCATTCTCCTTCGCCCAGGCCAGCGCCTTCTCAAAGTCATCCATCGTCTTGATGCCGGTCAACTTGCCTTCGGCGTCGATATAGGGCGACCCTTTGAGAAGATCGGCATTGTAATAAAGAATAAGCGCGTGAATATCGAAAGGCACGGCATAGAGCTTGCCGTCATGGGTCGCCGCCTCAAGCGGTGCGGTGAAGAAATCATCTTTCTTCAGGCCGGCATCTTCGAGGTCCTTGTCGGTAATCTCGCTCAGCACCTTTTCCTGCAGCGCCAGCGGCGCACGGGAAAGGTGGTAGGTCATGACATCGGGCCCCTCACCGACGGCAGAAGCGGTCCGCACCTTGGTGTAGAAGGGCACGCCCCATTCAAGCGTTGTTCCCTTCACCTGGATATCCGGATGTTCCTTGTTGAAGGCATCGATCAGCGCCTTCATGCGCACGCCGTCGCCGCCGGACAGAAAGT
This sequence is a window from Agrobacterium tumefaciens. Protein-coding genes within it:
- a CDS encoding lytic transglycosylase domain-containing protein, whose translation is MALVICLLAAGDAAARDQGGADPKAVCTYRHDVAPELCIHAATYNKDLCRAIEALATRHAVPPDYFARLIWRESLFRPNAVSPKGAEGIAQFMPGTARLRGLNDSFNIIAALEASSRYLSELNTRFGNFGLAAAAYNAGEAGLRNFIANGRLPTETRDYVFAITGHPVETWKDNPPEKAAPALDDSRPFFDACVRLADTRTMNDPVLVSSADWAPWGVQLSAHYNPGVANRLFTRAIVQLPEPLNAERALIVRQRGGNFGSRPRYAARIGRENRAEANALCHDIRQAGVPCTVFRNR
- a CDS encoding VOC family protein, whose protein sequence is MEKNTICIWYDKDAEAAARFYAETFPDSAVTGVNHAPGDFPSGKKGDVLTVQFTVAGVSCIGLNGGPAFKHSEAFSFQISTEDQEETDRYWNAIVGNGGQESACGWCKDKWGVSWQITPRVLMEALAAGGAEAKRAFDAMMEMKKIDIAAIEAARRG
- a CDS encoding methyltransferase family protein — its product is MIDNITVLSVWAYIGGFLVLTARSAKQTGEPIWLFTKGRERQAIPAMLFRVAFLLGALLPLVTLWLEPQQASSLLDRHDAGTAIRILGVAMVLAGSLLALYAQHYMGKSWRIGAAEGHLGAIVDGGPFSFSRNPVFVGQTVLFAGLGLVFTSVLQLSVAIAVIVAVVLQVSIEERVLTKELGPAYDAYRRRVRRWL
- a CDS encoding carbohydrate ABC transporter permease, encoding MSLTRRIENIILTVLTFSAALVWIFPLYWTFVTSIRSDENVAGNTSLIPDEFRLSAYVSAIFNTKLMNWYINSVGTAAIVTVSVLLISMLCAYALSQIRFPGRRLLYGIVLASFMVPAQTLVVTQFILMKNLNLINTWAGIILPQLITPIVIIVYKQFFDSVPKEMREAVVLDGGGEYTILFKVYLPLNWGITTAMAIVTFITVWNAFFWPFLVVTSENMMTIPVGITQVNDTFGVAYARLMAIAMLAALPVIIAYVIFQRRVTEAIMISSGVKG
- a CDS encoding ABC transporter ATP-binding protein, which gives rise to MSKAAAIDIASVSKVYGSTTAVHAISLKIPAGSYCCLLGPSGCGKTSTLRMIAGHETISTGDIRLGHTVVTDLPPARRGTAMMFQSYALFPHLDLVDNVAFSLKMKGVDKDARRAKALEMLQLMQLEPYANRRPAQLSGGQQQRVALARALITDPEALLLDEPLSALDPFLKIRMRAELKKLQTSLGITFVHVTHSQEEAMALADIIVVMNDGRIEQAATPREVFERPATAFVARFMGDHNVISGRFREKTGDLVIMEVVGGGSFTASGVAPDDGAVDIAVRTDRVRVGEADQPGLGFTGIVSNVEYRGASVKIAVTGAGIEDFNVILSDAAFFENPVKAGDAIPLSWNAADAIVLGRVEK
- a CDS encoding extracellular solute-binding protein, producing the protein MRLIKTLLVGTVLGLTALPALAKQDIVWWDFLSGGDGVRMKALIDAFNKEHPDIQVKGTTLEWGVPFYTKVRTASAVGEGPDVMTYHLSRAPLALQEKVLSEITDKDLEDAGLKKDDFFTAPLEAATHDGKLYAVPFDIHALILYYNADLLKGSPYIDAEGKLTGIKTMDDFEKALAWAKENGVETPVTYQSGGEAGVWRVFYTLFSQQGGELVTNGEVLAGDNAEKAAKAIDTMSKWRENGWAPEQAEYPASVALFSAGKSAFQLNGVWEVPTYKDLEKNNKLGFKWSAVEVPPFMGKRATWADSHAFAIPNQGDKTVSGEKRAAVMKVIGWMEKHAISWADAGHIPAYKSITEGSDYKAMQPNATYASLAEAAVFDPKTTITGVASPAYDAALNVIAPAIQGFMSGADAVAQIKEELQSKLK
- a CDS encoding methyl-accepting chemotaxis protein translates to MSILDRGANAFAVLAALSKSQAIIEFDLSGKILNANENFCRALGYELSEIVGRHHSMFVEPAVVSSQEYKAFWSKLSAGQFDQRQYKRIGKGGREVWIEASYNPVFRRGKPVKVVKIATDITDRKLKAAEDAGKIDALSRAQAIIEFSPEGEVLTANDNFLAALGYSLSEVQGRHHSMFCEPAYIQSPQYKEFWDKLAGGNFVADEFMRLGKGGRKVFIQASYNPIFDLNGKVFKVVKFATDVTGRVENVEKLAQCLTDLAEGDLAQSIDKPFIPSLDRLRTDFNAASEKLKRAMTLVSENAGAISSGSNEIRSAADDLARRTEQQAASIEETAAALEEITTAVNDSSRRADAAGKIVARARDHAEHSGQVVRDAISAMDQIEKSSREISSIIGVIDEIAFQTNLLALNAGVEAARAGEAGKGFAVVAQEVRELAQRSATAAKEIKSLINASGAQVENGVSLVTKAGSALQEIAEQVRDINGNVVAIVDAAREQSTALAEINQAVNTVDQGTQQNAAMVEEQTAASHSLAREAAALFELLGQFKFEDASRSVSSSRSVHHQASPLAPRRAVSRPLATRGSAALAANHEEWQDF
- a CDS encoding 3'-5' exonuclease, with amino-acid sequence MTSQLDFFAPAASRLSQADKGRKALVRDRTQRAAPDDEALANYLESTGNYRVLRRLQQRAVVDRPRPDYPRRGVILDTETTGLDHRADEIIEIGVIAFRFDDRGMIGDVTGVYGGLRQPGIAIPEDITRLTGITDEMVLGQSIDIDVLTSLVADADLIIAHNAGFDRPFCEAFSPIFHDKAWACSVSEIDWKVRGFEGNKLGYLIGQSGYFHDGHRAVDDCFALLEVLGQTRAGDSDTPFAELYAASQRSKVRLYAENSPFDMKDHLKKRGYRWSDGSDGRPKSWWVELPEESLDDELHFLRTEIYRWEAYPVIQHLTAFERFKAR
- a CDS encoding carbohydrate ABC transporter permease gives rise to the protein MAMIENRRKKSLIALSMVTPFIVVFATFFLYPLIEMVRMSFTDAPLIGDGNWVGLANYTKLLSDKLFVTSLKNNGYFVLLTVVPTTVIALMIALAVSRLSGVKQTIAMSLFFLPYVLPVSVVTEIWAWMLDLQFGILQPVISLIAGKPVAVFKNPYWVMPMVAVVTIWWTNGFNVLLFIAGLRNIPTELYEAASLDGATTWQRFWRVTWPLLWPVTALVLTLQLILQLKIFDQIYLLSGGGPFNSSFVLLLKVYREAFQLNNGGYASAVATVLFLLIMIVSILQFQLLRIRRNS